The following proteins are co-located in the Acropora palmata chromosome 11, jaAcrPala1.3, whole genome shotgun sequence genome:
- the LOC141897316 gene encoding androgen-induced gene 1 protein-like, with translation MNTALIDHGRNFKEKYHVTHLITLRVRPKSSSKMTGECGRVIFHYVCFLVHLIGLTYHVSQINLESHRTYGGRFKFLTFINMLLQFIYFNMAAVTGFFELLKKRKNEIFSSVCDFTFACFVLPIGLTVSILFWGLYAADPYSCQTPEEAKFIPDWLNHYMHSFPFVTAMFELWLIEHKYPPRTKGLLSVLAFGVAYMSWVLWIAFSSDIWVYPFLENMSWPFIGAFFACALFFSTLLYLFGEWVALRRWHHEACSLDKKKL, from the coding sequence ATGAACACTGCTTTGATAGACCACGGTAggaattttaaagaaaaatatcacgTGACACACTTGATCACCCTTCGCGTCCGGCCTAAATCATCATCGAAGATGACAGGTGAATGTGGTCGCGTTATTTTTCACTATGTCTGTTTCTTGGTGCATTTAATTGGATTGACGTATCATGTCTCACAAATAAATTTGGAAAGTCATCGAACTTACGGAGGAAGATTCAAGTTCTTAACATTTATAAACATGCTGTTGCAGTTTATTTACTTTAACATGGCCGCTGTCACGGGATTTTTCGAGCTGCTAAAGAAGCGAAAGAACGAAATTTTCTCGTCTGTTTGCGATTTTACCTTCGCTTGTTTCGTGTTACCTATTGGCTTGACAGTTAGTATCTTGTTCTGGGGCTTGTACGCTGCGGATCCATATTCTTGTCAAACTCCCGAAGAAGCGAAATTCATTCCCGATTGGTTGAACCATTACATGCACAGCTTTCCATTTGTAACTGCAATGTTCGAGTTGTGGCTTATTGAACACAAGTATCCGCCGAGAACGAAAGGATTGCTATCCGTCTTGGCATTTGGAGTGGCTTACATGAGTTGGGTTTTGTGGATTGCATTTTCAAGCGATATTTGGGTGTATCCATTCCTGGAAAATATGAGTTGGCCCTTCATTGGGGCTTTCTTCGCCTGTGCGCTATTCTTCTCGACGTTGTTGTACCTTTTTGGCGAATGGGTCGCTTTACGCCGATGGCACCATGAGGCCTGTTCACTAGACAAGAAAAAGCTCTAG